The Calditrichota bacterium region TCCTGCTCCCGCTCCCACCTTTGTCATTCCCGCGAAGGCGGGAATCCAGACTCGTCTTTGTATGGCGGCCTCTCTGGATTCCCACTTTCGTGGGAATGACGATCCTTGCATTGAGGCACTGCCGCACCGCCCGCCAGGCTGCTTCCGGCAGCCATGCCGCCTCATCGATCCAGACCCGGTTCACGTGCAGCGACCGGAAGGCTTTGCCATAGTCCCCGCCCGGGCGGAAGTAGATCGTCGTCCCTGAGATGAAGGTCGCCTTGAAGTAGGGCTTGCGGGTGATCGCCGGGTGATCCGCTCGTCCTTGAGCAATAGCCGACATCAGATCGGGATTCTCGCCCAACTGAAACTCGAACTCCTCGATCAGCGTGTCCAAGTGCCCTTGATGCGGCGCCGCCACCAACCCGCTGCCGCCCTTGGTCGTGAAGGCATAGTGCAGCACATCGGTGACGATGCAGACCGACTTGCCGACATCGCGCCCGTCCTGATGGACGATCTGCTTGGCCTTGCAACGCAGGTCGTCCTTCTGGTGCGGCCAGTAGGCGCGGGGGCTGCCGTCCCGGTTACGCAGGAGAGCTCGCCCCACGCGACTGGGTCTCTCAGGATCGCCGTTAGTGCTTTCTGGTTACGCTTCGAGAGCGAACCTAAGTCGAGCCCGGGAACGTTTTGGACTTTTTCCCCCGCCGCAGCAAAAAAAACATTACCCCCTTGACTTGTGAAACAAAACACTAACTTGCCATTGTTCAGGGTAGGGAGGATTCTATGGTCGCCCATTGGCGGCCGCTCCTTGTCCTAACACGCAAGTCGCAAGGAGAACGCCATGAAGAGCGCACAACACATCACATCTGCGGTCCTCATCGGGTTGCTGCTGGTCGTCCTCGTGCCTGGCTTCGCCGTCGCGCAGGCATATGACCTATTCTTCGTTCCAAATTCGGAGTTCGAACGGAATTTGGACGGCTGGTTCTTCATATTCGTGGAGAACTCGGAAGTTGACAACAGGATGGGAACGGCATCCTGGTCAGCCCAGTATGGCGGAAGCTTGCATCTGACGGCAAGCGGACAGCCGCTGGGCAGCGCCGGTGTGGCGGCAGGCATCAATACTTTCCTCTGTCCTGGAGACACGATCATCTGCCGTTATACTATGCCAAGTTCTGGTCAGATTCACCTGAATTTGGGTGGCACTATACGACCGGAGTGGAGCCAGTCGGTTAGTTCCCGGGCGACAGGAACCCGGGAATTTGCGATGGTCATCAATAAGGTGTATCTACCCGGGACCCTATTTGGGGTTCATTTATCCGCTTGGAACGACAGTCCTGAGGCTTGGATTCACAGCGTAAGAATTGGCCGAGGCGGAGGGGAGTGGTTAAGAGCTCCCGGCAGCGGATACGAACCCCCCCCCATTCCCTCGCAAAGCCTTCTCAATCCTCCCTTCCCCAACCCCACCAATGCCGGCGCACAGATCAAGTTCAATCTGGTGAGACCCTCCAGCGCCGCAATGCGCATCTACGATGTCCAAGGGCGTCTGATCAGGGATTTCTCAGCGAAGCCCTATGGCGTTGGCGAGCATACTGTGGTCTGGGACGGAAAGTCGGACAGTGGAATGCCGGTAACCAGCGGGACTTATTTCTATGAACTGGAAGCCGACGGACAAAGGCATCTCAGGCAGGCTGTCATCTTGAAGTAGATAAGCCGTCCCGACTTGGGCTGTCAGCAAAGGATCAGCCCGAGGCTTGCACAAGGCGATTTGTGTGCAAGCCTCGGGCAATAGCTATTTTTGACCGAATGGCGCGGTTTCATCGTTGTTAGATGTCCCGCGCGGAACAACCACTTTCACCTCGCCCTTGCAAGGGGTCGGTCGCTTTGAAAAACGGCTTTGCAAGGCAATCGCAAAGCCTTTCAAAAGCCGCGAAACGACGTCGCATAGGTCGCTGTCCCGCGGCGTGGATCTCTTTATCCGGTCGCACGCGGGCTTGCCTGAAAGGTCGCATACGCGACCGTATGCGACCTTTCCCGCCCCGTCGACCGCGACCCCGTAAAGACTTCCGGCTGCCAGCCTCCCGACCTATGCGACCTTTTATTTGGGCTTTGCAGATAACCCTCCGTCCCGCCTGCGACGATGACAGATCGCCCACGCCGCGACGCCAATACCTGCCGATGAACCACTCGGCCTCGCCTCCGAACGTCGCCCACGTCGCGTTTGTGCGCATTGAAACTCTGTCGAGTGGGAAGGTCTGCAGGACTGCCCTTGCAATCAGATTTGATTCGTATTATCTTATGAGTCGTAAACACATCGTATCTACAATGGGAGAACATATCATGACGAAGAACCTCGTCAAACACGGCAACAGTTGGGCTCTGGTGCTCGACAGGCCGATAATGGAATTGCTGCAATTCGAGCCTGAAACTCCATTGGAGCTGATCACCAATGGCGATGTCTTGGTGGTGCATCCAAGGCGCGACCCGGAACGACAGAAGCAATTCAAGGTCGCACTGGGCAAGATCAACCGGAAGTATGGCCGCACATTGAAACGGCTGGCCGAATAGTCGATGGAGATCAAGTTTCTCGGCATCGATGAAGTCCTCGAAATCCACCGGGACCAGATTCAGCGTTATGGCGGTATGGACGGTATTCGGGAGCCTGAGTTGCTTGAATCGGCAATTGCGATGCCGATGGCGCAATTTGGCGGCGTCTTCCTGCACCCTGACCTGTTTGCAATGGCTGCCGCCTATCTCTTCCACATCGCGCAAAATCATCCGTTTGTCGACGGCAACAAACGAGTGGCAACGGTGGCGGCACTGCTCTTCCTGATGCTGAACGGCAAGGAAATCACGGCGACCGAGCAAGACCTCGAAGAGATGGTGATGAGCGTTGCCCGGGGAGAACTCGGCAAAGAGGGGATCGCCGCCTTCTTCGCGGGCAACACCACCGATTCGGTTAAGTAGCAGGCGATTCACCTTCAGTTCTCCTCCTCAATTTCCGCGTCTTCCGCTTCGTCGAAGGCGCCGCCCGCCAGCGCCCTAACCTCCTGACCGCCATCCAGTTCCTGTCGTCTCCGGCTCGCCCTTTCAATCAAGTCCAGCGCCCACTGCGCCGGCGACGGCAGGTTGACGTCCGTCCCCTTCCGAGCATGCCTGGTGATCTTCAGCGCTGGATCAACGTCTTGGACAGGAAGTCGACGCTGCTGGGCTGGGCGTCGCCTTCGATGGCTCGCTGCAGCCTGATGAAGACCATTCCAGCAGTGACAGCGATGGCATAATCTGCCGACTCATTCATATCGGGAATGTCTTTCTTCAATCCCGCCATGAAATTGTCGAACATCTCCACCTCGCCCTCCTTCAGGAAGCGGTCAACGAACGCCCCGTGAACGAGTGCGTTAAGATTCTTCTTGGGAGCGCCGCCAGAATTCTTAGAATTCGCGCCGTGCATCCTGCAAACATCAAAGCCTTTGACAGCCACGTTCTTGCATCTCTCACCGGAGAGTTTGCTCTTTGCTTTGCATTGTTTCGCTGCCTTATTGAATGCCATTAGTCCACGCTTATGCCCACAGGGTTATCTCCAGCAGCCAGAAGCGGCGCGGGGAGGCGTTTTCGCGGTCTAAACTGTAAGGTTACCATGG contains the following coding sequences:
- a CDS encoding AbrB/MazE/SpoVT family DNA-binding domain-containing protein is translated as MTKNLVKHGNSWALVLDRPIMELLQFEPETPLELITNGDVLVVHPRRDPERQKQFKVALGKINRKYGRTLKRLAE
- a CDS encoding T9SS type A sorting domain-containing protein, producing MKSAQHITSAVLIGLLLVVLVPGFAVAQAYDLFFVPNSEFERNLDGWFFIFVENSEVDNRMGTASWSAQYGGSLHLTASGQPLGSAGVAAGINTFLCPGDTIICRYTMPSSGQIHLNLGGTIRPEWSQSVSSRATGTREFAMVINKVYLPGTLFGVHLSAWNDSPEAWIHSVRIGRGGGEWLRAPGSGYEPPPIPSQSLLNPPFPNPTNAGAQIKFNLVRPSSAAMRIYDVQGRLIRDFSAKPYGVGEHTVVWDGKSDSGMPVTSGTYFYELEADGQRHLRQAVILK
- a CDS encoding type II toxin-antitoxin system death-on-curing family toxin, whose translation is MKFLGIDEVLEIHRDQIQRYGGMDGIREPELLESAIAMPMAQFGGVFLHPDLFAMAAAYLFHIAQNHPFVDGNKRVATVAALLFLMLNGKEITATEQDLEEMVMSVARGELGKEGIAAFFAGNTTDSVK